In Cicer arietinum cultivar CDC Frontier isolate Library 1 chromosome 1, Cicar.CDCFrontier_v2.0, whole genome shotgun sequence, one DNA window encodes the following:
- the LOC101514191 gene encoding transmembrane 9 superfamily member 1-like isoform X1 gives MGRSKVLVLWILISLSLLATHVRSDASDHRYGDGDPVPLYANKVSTFHNPSETYGYLDLPFCVTANLHQASSLTDKSSNFKHVEMALEKQKWSTPLTLVSSNCRIDVTSCNTSSTVFKETTNS, from the exons atggGAAGGAGCAAGGTGTTAGTTTTGTGGATCCTAatctctctttctcttctcGCTACTCACGTTAGATCTGATGCCTCCGATCACCGTTACGGCGACGGAGATCCCGTTCCTCTTTACGCTAACAAAGTCAGTACCTTTCATAACCCCAG tGAAACGTATGGTTACCTTGACCTCCCATTTTGTGTAACAG CAAATCTACACCAAGCGAGTTCTTTGACGGACAAGTCTAGCAATTTCAAACATGTTGAAATGGCGTTGGAGAAACAAAAGTGGTCAACACCATTAACTTTGGTGAGCTCAAACTGCAGAATAGATGTAACATCCTGCAACACTTCCTCTACAGTCTTCAAGGAAACAACAAACTCATAA
- the LOC101514191 gene encoding transmembrane 9 superfamily member 3-like isoform X2, with protein sequence MGRSKVLVLWILISLSLLATHVRSDASDHRYGDGDPVPLYANKVSTFHNPSETYGYLDLPFCVTDLFLVYLTLV encoded by the exons atggGAAGGAGCAAGGTGTTAGTTTTGTGGATCCTAatctctctttctcttctcGCTACTCACGTTAGATCTGATGCCTCCGATCACCGTTACGGCGACGGAGATCCCGTTCCTCTTTACGCTAACAAAGTCAGTACCTTTCATAACCCCAG tGAAACGTATGGTTACCTTGACCTCCCATTTTGTGTAACAG ATTTGTTTCTAGTTTATTTAACTCTTGTTTAA
- the LOC101495594 gene encoding uncharacterized protein has protein sequence MYICAHVDEMNWSWDVDLMSHIQITKLIKSLGYMSIKCLWYQHPKYSFTRGLRPLNNDEDVVKFAEDVKWFNIIDVFMEHSIDNPIISDESPIQEPIEAEKLQGEGEQVQTEPVQAETVQIKPNQPETEPDQLDSEPVQTEQDKLESEPIQTEPDQPDSEPVQPESEAVHGEDYLSEEDEDYIATSMMIWIFVNVGDENSSERHANPRGNPGPSSTTNFEENDVNYDDLDTPPESEVDEEDVRKFPKFNQPENGDEVRFELGLKFNTKELVKNAIKNFAMETKKNLYFKKNDGKRIIVRCEPECPFYTRISKRTSNEYWQLVSFIDDHTCHKRTKNRQAKTEWIAKKFVPMLRHTPKMKPKGLIVEELDKWGCEAVYIPSI, from the exons ATGTACATTTGTGCCCATGTGGATGAGATGAATTGGTCTTGGGATGTAGACTTAATGTCCCACATACAAATTACTAAATTGATCAAAAGTTTGGGATATATGAGTATTAAATGTTTGTGGTACCAACATCCCAAGTACTCATTTACACGTGGACTTAGACCTCTCAACAATGACGAGGATGTAGTAAAGTTTGCTGAAGATGTCAAATGGTTCAACATAATTGACGTATTTATGGAACACTCTATAGATAATCCTATTATTAGTGATGAAAGTCCAATTCAAGAGCCAATTGAAGCTGAAAAACTCCAAGGTGAAGGTGAACAAGTTCAAACTGAACCAGTTCAAGCTGAAACAGTTCAAATCAAACCAAATCAACCAGAAACTGAACCAGATCAACTAGATTCTGAACCAGTTCAAACTGAACAAGATAAATTAGAATCTGAACCAATTCAAACTGAACCAGATCAACCAGATTCTGAACCAGTTCAACCTGAATCTGAAGCAGTCCATGGTGAAGATTATCTtagtgaagaagatgaagattatattGCAACCTCGATGATGATATGG ATCTTTGTTAATGTTGGTGATGAAAATTCATCTGAAAGACATGCAAACCCAAGAGGAAACCCAGGGCCTAGTTCTACAactaattttgaagaaaatgatgtgAATTATGATGATTTGGATACTCCACCAGAAAGTGAAGTTGATGAAGAGGATGTTAGGAAATTTCCTAAATTTAACCAGCCTGAAAATGGTGATGAAGTAAGGTTTGAGTTGGGCCTAAAGTTCAATACAAAAGAGCTCGTTAAGAATGCCATTAAAAATTTTGCAATGGAGACTAAGAAAAACTTATATTTCAAAAAGAATGATGGAAAGAGGATCATTGTTAGGTGTGAGCCAGAATGTCCATTTTACACGAGGATCAGTAAGAGGACTTCAAACGAATATTGGCAATTAGTGAGTTTCATAGATGATCATACATGTCATAAGAGGACAAAAAATAGACAAGCTAAGACTGAATGGATTGCCAAGAAATTCGTTCCTATGTTGAGACATACACCTAAAATGAAACCCAAGGGATTGATTGTTGAGGAGCTTGATAAATGGGGGTGTGAAGCTGTCTACATACCAAGCATATAG